A genomic segment from Juglans regia cultivar Chandler chromosome 14, Walnut 2.0, whole genome shotgun sequence encodes:
- the LOC109001526 gene encoding zinc finger A20 and AN1 domain-containing stress-associated protein 5-like, with translation MAQKTGKEETEFKVPETIPLCVNNCGVTGNPATNNMCQKCFNATTTTTTAATAIATTLSSSSLSNKLPQKIHRSSSSRSAETIKELKTAFSSSDRPRSEVNRCSGCRRKVGLTGFRCRCGELFCSEHRYTDRHVCSYDYKAAGREAIARENPVVKAAKIVRV, from the coding sequence atggcTCAGAAAACAGGCAAGGAAGAGACGGAATTCAAGGTTCCAGAAACGATACCTCTTTGCGTCAACAACTGCGGCGTCACGGGAAACCCAGCCACCAACAACATGTGCCAGAAGTGCTTCaacgccaccaccaccaccaccaccgctGCAACAGCAATAGCTACGACGTTGTCTTCCTCGTCTTTGTCTAACAAATTGCCACAGAAGATTCATAGATCCAGCTCGTCGCGATCGGCGGAGACGATCAAGGAGTTAAAAACGGCGTTTTCTTCGTCGGATCGGCCGAGATCGGAGGTGAACCGGTGCTCAGGGTGCAGAAGGAAGGTCGGGTTGACCGGTTTCCGGTGCCGCTGTGGAGAGCTCTTCTGCTCGGAGCACCGGTACACCGACCGCCATGTCTGCAGCTACGACTACAAGGCAGCCGGGCGCGAAGCCATCGCCAGGGAAAATCCCGTGGTCAAGGCTGCCAAAATTGTCAGAGTCTGA
- the LOC109001527 gene encoding 60S ribosomal protein L31-like isoform X2: protein MVDKSSKGRKEEVVTREYTINLHKRLHGCTFKKKAPKAIKEIRKFAQTAMGTTDVRVDVKLNKHIWSHGIRSVPRRVRVRIARKRNDEEDANEEFYSLVTVTDLPSPEGFRGLGTKVIEEED from the exons ATGGTGGACAAGTCCAGCAAAGGTAGAAAGGAGGAGGTTGTCACCAGAGAGTACACAATCAACCTTCACAAGCGCCTGCATGGATG CACTTTTAAGAAGAAGGCTCCGAAGGCCATAAAGGAAATCAGAAAGTTTGCCCAAACGGCAATGGGGACTACGGATGTTAGGGTGGATGTTAAGCTTAACAAGCATATCTGGAGCCACGGGATTCGAAGTGTGCCCAGGAGAGTTCGTGTCCGCATTGCTCGGAAGAGAAATGACGAAGAAGATGCAAATGAGGAATTTTATTCACTGGTCACTGTTACAGat CTTC CTTCTCCAGAGGGTTTCAGGGGTTTGGGAACCAAGGTCATCGAGGAAGAAGATTGA
- the LOC109001524 gene encoding protein gamma response 1 produces the protein MERHLQKYSNLGNPTDCDDAKYVSGLSTILVATIQEAKDRISQIEYIFCSQLFPNFQSKSKSLQKIYSNAKKAAEDAFKEKENNLKLQIESLQLEKIAALEENRALKLEMEKPSKDHEGKTNQLLAEVRSQQLKIDELERKLKKSSVEIDEGMELQNRLLQLVQSKASAIVNVGKQLKEYEEKTNELLSEVARLQEKVDELQEELGRKTEKVAEGKELQENLFKKIASLGSEILANEQKLTDSGKEKKSLMSKLECLEDNASKLKEELEKKTHEVEEGRKLQNQLLQQVDLNNTEMSKNKQQLQEYEKEKKLLLAKVTVLEGKINELQVNLRGKSSEVAEGRDSYKKLLQQIDKKTSELLAEKKRGMEMIVSYKKLKSQYNFLCSRYGLTTENMLPQSDSVRHNQSSITFRDPANKVLDTFVAPCDTNKVMYDNYFSGSSEDEKGAKLVETMSSDSLASSFPVAPEYPSNVRSAPVAGSKRPASHWRDTRSGQCQGGPEPYDDFLATPLENIRGNLNKAMKEQVRDPPVPIPKDRNFDYSDDETQDMNVECCPQKQQVAVPMAGRKGFKYVETVRKKADRENLKGIECKQCKKFYDAVLPDDGGSDTSGNQGNFRCEHHEGVSRHRYRYVPPMTPEGFWNIGFESEMS, from the exons ATGGAAAGGCACCTTCAAAAATATTCCAACCTGGGGAATCCCACTGATTGTGATGATGCGAAGTATGTCTCGGGCCTCAGTACCATTCTTGTTGCCACGATTCAGGAAGCAAAAGACAGGATTTCTCAGATAGAATATATTTTCTGCAGCCAGCTCTTCCCTAATTTCCAATCAAAATCGAAAAGCCTTCAGAAAATTTATTCCAACGCCAAGAAAGCAGCAGAAGATGCattcaaagagaaagaaaataatctcAAACTCCAAATAGAAAGTCTTCAACTTGAAAAGATAGCAGCCCTTGAAGAGAACCGAGCTCTAAAGCTTGAGATGGAAAAGCCATCAAAGGACCATGAAGGGAAGACAAACCAGTTACTTGCCGAAGTAAGAAGTCAACAACTCAAGATTGATGAGCTAGAGCGGAAGCTTAAGAAGTCGTCTGTGGAGATTGATGAGGGAATGGAATTGCAGAATAGATTACTCCAATTGGTTCAATCGAAAGCATCTGCTATCGTAAATGTAGGAAAACAGCTGAAAGAGTATGAAGAAAAGACAAATGAGCTTCTTTCCGAAGTGGCTAGGCTTCAGGAAAAAGTGGATGAGCTCCAAGAGGAGCTTGGAAGAAAGACTGAGAAAGTAGCAGAGGGAAAGGAGTTGCaagaaaatttattcaaaaagaTTGCGTCACTTGGCTCGGAAATTCTGGCTAATGAACAGAAACTGACTGATagtggaaaagagaaaaaatcacTTATGAGCAAATTGGAATGTTTGGAAGATAATGCTAGTAAACTTAAAGAGGAACTTGAAAAAAAGACTCATGAAGTTGAGGAGggaagaaaattacaaaaccaaTTACTTCAACAAGTTGATTTGAATAACACGGAAATGTCAAAGAACAAACAGCAGTTGCAGGAGtatgagaaagagaagaagctgCTTCTGGCCAAAGTAACCGTTTTAGAAGGGAAAATTAATGAGTTACAGGTAAATCTTAGAGGAAAGAGCAGTGAGGTGGCAGAAGGAAGGGATTCATATAAAAAGTTACTTCAACAAATTGACAAGAAAACCTCTGAGTTACTGGctgagaagaagagaggaatGGAAATGATTGTTTCTTACAAAAAGCTGAAATCTCAATACAACTTCCTCTGCTCAAGGTATGGTCTCACTACGGAGAATATGCTCCCCCAAAGTGATTCAGTGAGGCATAATCAGAGTTCAATAACTTTCCGTG ATCCTGCAAACAAAGTTTTAGACACTTTTGTAGCTCCTTGTGACACAAATAAGGTCATGTACGACAATTATTTTAGTGGAAGCTCGGAGGATGAGAAAGGAGCCAAATTAGTTGAAACCATGAGCTCTGACTCTCTAGCTTCCAGTTTCCCTGTTGCACCAGAGTATCCGTCCAATGTAAGATCTGCCCCAGTAGCTGGTTCAAAAAGGCCAGCATCTCATTGGAGAGATACAAGGTCAGGTCAATGCCAAGGTGGGCCTGAACCATATGACGATTTTCTTGCTACTCCTTTAGAGAACATCAGAGGAAACTTGAACAAAGCCATGAAGGAACAAGTTCGAGATCCTCCAGTCCCTATTCCGAAAGACAGGAATTTCGACTACTCAGATGATGAAACACAAGATATGAATGTTGAATGCTGCCCACAAAAGCAGCAGGTGGCAGTTCCAATGGCTGGAAGAAAAGGTTTCAAGTATGTTGAAACAGTAAGAAAGAAAGCTGATCGTGAAAACTTGAAAGGAATTGAATGCAAGCAGTGTAAGAAGTTTTATGATGCTGTACTTCCCGATGATGGGGGATCAGACACCAGCGGTAATCAAGGGAATTTCCGCTGCGAACATCATGAAGGTGTTTCTAGGCATCGGTATAGGTATGTTCCTCCTATGACCCCCGAAGGATTTTGGAATATTGGATTTGAATCTGAAATGTCATAG
- the LOC109001527 gene encoding 60S ribosomal protein L31-like isoform X1, whose amino-acid sequence MVDKSSKGRKEEVVTREYTINLHKRLHGCTFKKKAPKAIKEIRKFAQTAMGTTDVRVDVKLNKHIWSHGIRSVPRRVRVRIARKRNDEEDANEEFYSLVTVTDVPSPEGFRGLGTKVIEEED is encoded by the exons ATGGTGGACAAGTCCAGCAAAGGTAGAAAGGAGGAGGTTGTCACCAGAGAGTACACAATCAACCTTCACAAGCGCCTGCATGGATG CACTTTTAAGAAGAAGGCTCCGAAGGCCATAAAGGAAATCAGAAAGTTTGCCCAAACGGCAATGGGGACTACGGATGTTAGGGTGGATGTTAAGCTTAACAAGCATATCTGGAGCCACGGGATTCGAAGTGTGCCCAGGAGAGTTCGTGTCCGCATTGCTCGGAAGAGAAATGACGAAGAAGATGCAAATGAGGAATTTTATTCACTGGTCACTGTTACAGat GTTC CTTCTCCAGAGGGTTTCAGGGGTTTGGGAACCAAGGTCATCGAGGAAGAAGATTGA
- the LOC109001528 gene encoding sm-like protein LSM7 encodes MSGSRKETVLDLAKFVDKGVQVKLTGGRQVTGTLKGYDQLLNLVLDEAIEFTRDPDDPLKTTDQTRRLGLIVCRGTAVMLVSPTDGTDEIANPFVQPDGA; translated from the exons ATG TCAGGAAGCAGGAAGGAAACGGTTTTGGACTTGGCAAAGTTTGTGGACAAAGGTGTCCAAGTCAAGCTCACTGGTGGTAGACAAG TGACCGGGACTCTAAAAGGATATGACCAATTACTAAACCTTGTTCTGGACGAAGCCATAGAGTTTACGAGAG ATCCTGATGATCCACTGAAGACTACTGATCAGACCAGGCGTCTAGGCCTTATA GTTTGCAGGGGAACCGCTGTAATGCTTGTGTCCCCCACAGATGGTACTGATGAGATTGCCAATCCTTTCGTCCAGCCAGATGGGGCCTAG
- the LOC109001527 gene encoding 60S ribosomal protein L31-like isoform X3 produces the protein MVDKSSKGRKEEVVTREYTINLHKRLHGCTFKKKAPKAIKEIRKFAQTAMGTTDVRVDVKLNKHIWSHGIRSVPRRVRVRIARKRNDEEDANEEFYSLVTVTDIPSPEGFRGLGTKVIEEED, from the exons ATGGTGGACAAGTCCAGCAAAGGTAGAAAGGAGGAGGTTGTCACCAGAGAGTACACAATCAACCTTCACAAGCGCCTGCATGGATG CACTTTTAAGAAGAAGGCTCCGAAGGCCATAAAGGAAATCAGAAAGTTTGCCCAAACGGCAATGGGGACTACGGATGTTAGGGTGGATGTTAAGCTTAACAAGCATATCTGGAGCCACGGGATTCGAAGTGTGCCCAGGAGAGTTCGTGTCCGCATTGCTCGGAAGAGAAATGACGAAGAAGATGCAAATGAGGAATTTTATTCACTGGTCACTGTTACAGat ATAC CTTCTCCAGAGGGTTTCAGGGGTTTGGGAACCAAGGTCATCGAGGAAGAAGATTGA
- the LOC109001527 gene encoding 60S ribosomal protein L31-like isoform X4, producing the protein MVDKSSKGRKEEVVTREYTINLHKRLHGCTFKKKAPKAIKEIRKFAQTAMGTTDVRVDVKLNKHIWSHGIRSVPRRVRVRIARKRNDEEDANEEFYSLVTVTDQPLEGFRGLGTKVIEEED; encoded by the exons ATGGTGGACAAGTCCAGCAAAGGTAGAAAGGAGGAGGTTGTCACCAGAGAGTACACAATCAACCTTCACAAGCGCCTGCATGGATG CACTTTTAAGAAGAAGGCTCCGAAGGCCATAAAGGAAATCAGAAAGTTTGCCCAAACGGCAATGGGGACTACGGATGTTAGGGTGGATGTTAAGCTTAACAAGCATATCTGGAGCCACGGGATTCGAAGTGTGCCCAGGAGAGTTCGTGTCCGCATTGCTCGGAAGAGAAATGACGAAGAAGATGCAAATGAGGAATTTTATTCACTGGTCACTGTTACAGat CAACCTTTGG AGGGTTTCAGGGGTTTGGGAACCAAGGTCATCGAGGAAGAAGATTGA
- the LOC109001520 gene encoding DNA damage-repair/toleration protein DRT100-like — protein MGWLFISFTMMFVCALSGVTSCPPSDRAALLSFKNALNEPYLGIFDTWAGTDCCSGWYGVSCDPTTQRVADINLRGESEDPIFEKAGRTGYMTGTISPNICNLDHLTNLIVADWKGISGKIPKCITSISSLRIFDLIGNRISGDIPEDMGKLQRLTVLNLADNAISGKIPASLVGLSRLMHLDLSNNQISGEMPADFGKLGMLSRALLSRNQLSGSIPASISKMYRLADLDLSMNRISGLIPEQLGKMRVLSTLNLDSNSLSGHIPPALLSNSGVGILNLSRNSIEGNIPDVFGSNTYFMALDLSYNNLKGPIPKSLSSAKYIGHMDLSYNHLCGPIPMGSPFDHLEASSFMNNDCLCGNPLRTC, from the coding sequence ATGGGGTGGCTGTTTATATCTTTCACCATGATGTTCGTCTGCGCTCTCTCTGGCGTTACCTCCTGCCCGCCCTCGGACCGCGCCGCTCTCTTGTCCTTCAAGAACGCACTTAACGAACCATACTTGGGCATCTTTGACACTTGGGCAGGCACCGACTGCTGCTCCGGATGGTACGGAGTCAGCTGTGACCCGACAACTCAGCGAGTCGCGGACATTAACCTCCGCGGCGAGTCCGAGGACCCCATTTTCGAAAAAGCAGGCCGCACAGGGTACATGACCGGCACGATCTCGCCGAATATCTGCAACCTAGACCACCTCACTAACCTTATCGTCGCCGACTGGAAGGGAATCTCCGGTAAGATCCCCAAGTGCATCACATCGATCTCCTCCCTCCGAATCTTCGACTTAATTGGAAACCGGATATCCGGCGATATTCCTGAAGATATGGGAAAACTCCAGCGACTCACGGTCCTCAACCTCGCCGATAATGCTATCTCTGGAAAGATCCCGGCGTCACTCGTGGGACTCTCCAGGTTGATGCACCTAGATCTCAGCAACAACCAGATCTCTGGCGAGATGCCGGCCGATTTTGGAAAGCTCGGCATGCTGAGTCGGGCACTACTGAGTAGGAACCAGCTCAGCGGCTCAATTCCCGCGTCCATATCCAAAATGTACCGGCTCGCGGACTTGGATTTGTCCATGAACCGGATTTCGGGTTTGATACCGGAGCAACTGGGGAAAATGCGGGTACTTTCTACTCTTAATTTGGACAGTAACTCGCTTTCGGGACATATACCACCGGCACTATTGAGTAACTCCGGAGTGGGTATACTGAACTTGAGCCGAAACAGTATTGAGGGTAATATACCGGATGTTTTCGGGTCAAACACGTACTTCATGGCGCTGGACTTATCGTACAACAACTTGAAGGGTCCGATACCAAAGTCGTTATCGTCGGCGAAGTATATCGGGCACATGGACCTGAGCTACAACCACCTATGCGGGCCGATTCCCATGGGATCGCCATTTGATCACCTTGAAGCCTCCTCCTTTATGAACAATGATTGCTTGTGTGGCAACCCACTAAGGACTTGTTAA